The window atacgtggccgtattttctttcttgcaccctggccgctatacgtacgtgtacatgctacgtgcgtgcctctactacgacacgtgcgcgcctctacatccaccagtatatatgtacgtacacattcacgaccagaatgacaacgctacgtatgcttcgaccaggtgggtcccgactgtcagacacttccttgcgtgtgaaaatgtagctggtgggtcccaatagtcaagaggggcgaatcgttttttttttgctcggacgcacttcctttgcgtgcgaagatgtagctggtgggttggtCGGGAATACAAGTTTCTCTAACAGACAGTCGGTCGGGAAAGACTATTGCCGACCAACAACGTCTGTTGGGGAAAGTCCAGACGGGAAAGCCCTTTCCCGACCGACATATCTTTCCCGACCGACCGTTTGTCGGCTATAAGGTATCTTTCCCGACCAACAATATGTTGGGCCTGCCATGGGCCTTTCCCGACCAACAGTTTGTTGGGGTTGCCATGGGCCTTTCCCGACCGACTATCAGACAGGGTAATCTTTCCCGACTGACAATTCGTTAGTGTAGCCAAGGGTTTTCCCGACCGACTATCTGACAGGGTCTTGTTTTCCGACCAACATTCTGTCGAGCCAAGCATTAGCCTTTCCCGACCGGCTGTGTGACATGGTTTTTTTACCAACCAACAACCGTTAGCCTTCCCACAGCTGGATTTCACGTTACCCACAGAATGTCAATGAAGTTACATAATCATACATAACAATAACATGCATCATCCAACAATATTAAACCAGAACCAAACAATAGTCACACAAATTCATTAATTTTCACATATAAATAGTTCAATAGTTATGAACGAATGGCCAGCCAAGTTTCCTATAAATAAACTAATGTAACTAATTAAATAGAGGAAACATGATAGTTCACTGTCTGAGAGCAAAAGTTTGTCGCTTTGTTTTCTGCAATACATCATCTACCTTGGCTCGTTGTAGTGGGCAACTACATACCCATCCTCACAGCCTTCCAGCAAGATCGTTGCATCGTTCTCGCACTTGATATCAAAGCCTTCATCCTTCATCTCATTGGAGAACATTCTCTAGCTTGAACATCTGCAAGTCAAAATCCCCGATAAATATTCCACACAACGTTATATTTTCTCTAAGCTACCTTCAATATCATTTCATACCAAAGCAACTCAAGAGAATTCATTACCACTGACAGGAAAAGGGGTACCCTTCTAGAAATTTTAAAAGCGCGCGTATCTTTAGCCATTCCTACAtgaatgaaagaataaatcagatGATTAAGAAAAGTTAGCAGCTGAATAAGAACAGGTAGCATCAAAAGCATTTGCTTAGCATCTGCAACATGATAAAGGATATTTCAATTAGCATCATGAGGCTTGCAGAGTATAGAAACCAACTACCATTAGCATCATGAGGCTTAGTAAAAAAATGTGAAGCTGAAGTCGTTTCCATGTTCATTTGCATCGACGTACACCCAGAATTCAGCAAACAGCAGCATAGCAAGGTTGACAAGCAGCAAACCAGCAAGATCGAACATAGTTTCACATCATTTCATTTTTCAACTAGATGATGCACACTACAAAGCCAGAACCTAGAACTGCACATGGATTACAAAAGTTGTTGTTATTTAGTGCACTGGTTGTTATAGTGGAGCTTCAGTACAATAAATATCGAAATTACATAGTTATAGAAGTGTATTAAGTTGCCATGCATAATAATCTCCCTGATGCTCTTTTTCAACGCCGATGTTGTTCTGCTGCTGTTCTTATTTAATCTCCCCCTCGGCGCTCAACAGGAGAAGCACCGGCCAAGGGCCAAGTATGCATAGACAGGGGAACATGGCAGAATACCATGCCACTCGATGAGAACAAAATAAAGTCAAGGAAGCTGCTATACATTGGGTGATACAGCATAGAATCAATTGTGTGACATTTTCATCGACCCGTGCATACACACGGGGTACCTTTTTTGTGTTTGAGATTATTAGTTGGGAATAACTATGACGATCTTAAATCGTTAGACCATAGTTTACATCACAAACAGTTTTTGCTTAtgccgcatatgctatttttctaTAAATCTAGGAAAAACGAAAATATGCACACAGGATCTGTACACATAAACTGCGTTGAGTATAAACTGCGTTGGGTATTTCACTTCATAGGATCTGTACACCACTGATCATGTTCTTACAGTATGCACATATACATCTTAATTTCTCTAATCACAAAGTAATAAACTTATAGTGAAAGGGATACCAAACAGAGTTTTTGGAGAAAATAGAGATGAAGTTCACAATTAGTACTTTTGATaacattagagagagagagagagagagagagtagtttAGTTTTTATTTTGTCGCAAAGATGCATGTGCGAGTGTACTTATCTAGGAAATTAATTAACAAAAAGACATAGTTCTTTTGATAACCTTCTATGCCACGCATTAATCCTTGGGGTGCTCGCTCTTTGTCTCGATGGCAGCCTTCTTCACAGCCTCAGTATATTTTTCCATTATTCATAAATTAAGCTAGCACTATCTGCTCATTGGAACACATATACTCATCATGGTGGTCTCTTGTGATACAGAAAAAATTGTGGGGATATTGCTCAGATTCAGAAGGCATTGTATATATTTTTTGacttatttttattcatcacacttTCTTACATGGAAACAATATATTTGCGCATAGTATAAGTTATATGTACAAAGCACAGTGCAAAGGTTAAAATAGCATAAGACTATTATAATCAATATGCATGATTAAAGGAAAAGCGAACCTTGCCTGACCAAATGCGGGTCAAATTTGGAAATTGTTGCCTGAGCAACAGGAGTTTCATGACCAGTCCATGCATACAGAAGTACGAACACGACCCCTTGGCTCCTTCATTCCACATACATGTGCAAAcagatcaccttcttgaatgctttTTCCTTCCATTCAGTGcgcttttcagctttctctacgagATATTTCTGCAAAATGTATTATATTTACTTGCTATGTAAATTTTACTTGTACAATTTTTGAGTAATACAGAGAAAGCATGGCAAAAGTGACTTACAATTGTTGCTTCTGCCTGCGGCACATAACTCCCTTTCTTATCCCCTTTCTTGCATGTATTTGTCTCGATATAAACTTGATCTCTTCGAGGCTGATGGACAAGTTTGACAGCCTACAATCATTTATTTATTTTACATGCATTAGTCACTGAAACATAGTGGCATATCACTTTTAATTGGGGTaattatttttcattttcttcAGTAACACGGGCATGACTCTTGCTGCTGGATGTATGAGACACTTGCGTGATTCTTTTTGGCGATAGCACTGCGAGACtacaagaaaaaaaggaaaggagatTTATTATGACTAGACATGTTGGCAACAACACTGCCTACTGTTTTGATATCGTATATATTGTTTGACCAATAATTGCAACTAATGATTACATGCATATTTGTTTATTTAGGTCCAGAACAGAGTATGTTACAAGGAATCAGCATGTGCTACATATATTTAGGTCCAGAACAGAGTGTGGATGCATATACTACAGTTTTCTAGTCAGCGGGATGACTTACTTCAAATACCGAAGATCTCCAGTAAGTAATAAGGTTCTTCCAGTCAGCTTCACTAATTCTACTGTCACATCTTTTCATAAGTTGTGCATCAATCAGCGCGGCATCAAACTTGTACCTCTTACCGCTTTCAGATGTTCCTCCATGACCCCCACCACCTTTAGCTTTTCCGCTTCCACTTGCGCTTGCCATTTTTCCTCCTGCTACTTCTCCTTGACGACTCAATGTTACCAGCAATTATACACTATGCTACCTGCAGAAACCAAGTCAGCGAAAACAGGGGGCAAAAGCCATGTCATCTCATGTAAAAAGAAAGTTTTTACATTTGAACAATCCTCTTATCAAGCACAATGAGACACTAAACACGGTGGCAGACTAAACACATCATGGCAGACTAAGCACAAAACAGGAAACATATCCGGGGAACCTTTTTGGAAGAGCAAAAATTTACTTATCTTGGGCAGAAGCATAACAAGAGTAACACCGTAAACATGACTCTTAGTGAAAGGTGAACTAAATGACCAATGGAAAAAAAAGATTAGTTCATATCGGTACCACAAAATTTGCACTGGAAATAAACAAAATTTGCACACAACAGCTCAACTTCTAAAATTAGTTCATATCGCTGCCATAAAGCTTCTCACAATCAGACTAGCTGGCAGCAGTACACAGCAAATCGGAGAACCAGAGAATAATAAAAGCATGAGGTGCCTTGTCCACTGGAACATCTACTTGTTTCCCACCGCCGGAGCTCCCCGTTCCCCGCCGCCGGAGTAATCCTTTCCCTGCCAGCAACTGTCAAAATACGCCTCCAGAAGAGAGAGATAGAAGGAGGGATGCAAAGACAGAGAGGGAGGAGTTATACCTCAGCCGCATCGATGCCCTTGCCCAGCCGCACGCTGCCCCGATCCAAATCGCCGCCACCGCTGCGTGTGCTTTCGTGGTGGACATGGGGGAGGTCGGGCCAGGGAGGAAGGCGGCAACTGTGCTGGATGTGGCCGTGGAGAGAGGCGGCCACCCGGAGAGAGAGCGGGAAGGCGTTGGGCCGGCAGTGGAGATGCAGGACAACGTTGGGCTGCGCTGAAGGGGCAGGACGGCGTGGAGCGGTGCTATAGAGGCACGGCGGTGTTTAGAGGCATGGCTGCGTCGGGCGGCGCTGTAGAGGCATGGCGGTATGGGGCGGCGCTGGTACGGCGTCGAGATCGACCGGCGGTAGCCCCGGGCGGTGTCGGGGCGGCGGTGGGACGGCATGGGATCGACCGGCGGGAGCCCCAGGCAGCGTGCGTGGGGAACGAATCTAGGGATTTGGCTACCTTCTGCGCGtgcttgtgatttttgggaaaaaatcTTCGCGGGTTGGGCCTGTTATTGGCGCTACAAATTTGGCGTTCGCGCGCGAGGCCCATTTAGCGTCTGATGGTTGGTCGGGGTTATTTACCGACCGATGGTCTGACGGGCATAACAGAATTCCCGACCGATTGTTGGATGTTATATGGTTTAGCATTCCCGACCGATAGTAGGTCACTATATAGAGGTTTCCCGACCCACAGTTTGTTAGAAATTTTACTGATAGATTATCGGTCAGCAATACTGTGTTTTTCCCAACAGACATCAGTAGGGAATTCTAGTGCGTGGTGTAgtggttccagcagtcagggggcgaatcgtttttttttctgacgcacttccttccgtgcgaagatgtagctggtgggtcccagcagtcatgggggcgaatcgatttttttttgcccggacgcacttccttgcatgcgaagatgtagttggtgggtcccagtagtcagggggaaacgttttttttgtgaaatacggtggcccgtccggtgggtccctgctgtcaagtggaggaatcattattttgcacgtaataaggaggcacttccttgctgcggccatggacccagctgtcagcctctccacgtacagtccacgtccgatggaagtcgttccttgaccatgttgaccacgccgcgccgagagcattacggcggtggacgacggcgaggcctaggaaggggacgactcggagtcggggaagacgcagcagtggatgcccacgcgaagaggagtacgagggttcactggttcggctgcggtgtgaggctactgtcgccgcagaataacaggaggtgtgggtgagtagagggatggcctggacagcggtgggagtagtccgttcttgttccaatgttcatccttctccaagctaggcccttcatttgtaagcaaaacaaatgtatccaatttaggcagcatcatattctcatgaacattagaatcattaccaagaaacgaaagtacctggtaatttagttggcgtgcacgagctctagtaattggtccagtatgtatagcagcaggggctgtgggtgtaacaattgtattgatgtcctcatcatcatccccttcttgaaatgaagtcgtcctcgacggaagttcatcttcctcacccaaataaggcttcaaatctgcaatgttaaaagtgggactaaccccaaaatctgcaggcagctcaagtttatatgcattatcatttattttctctaacaccttaaagggaccatcagcacgtggcattaactttgatttgcgcaaatcaggaaatctatccttacgcaaatgtaaccaaacaagatctccaggtgcaaacacaacNNNNNNNNNNNNNNNNNNNNNNNNNNNNNNNNNNNNNNNNNNNNNNNNNNNNNNNNNNNNNNNNNNNNNNNNNNNNNNNNNNNNNNNNNNNNNNNNNNNNNNNNNNNNNNNNNNNNNNNNNNNNNNNNNNNNNNNNNNNNNNNNNNNNNNNNNNNNNNNNNNNNNNNNNNNNNNNNNNNNNNNNNNNNNNNNNNNNNNNNNNNNNNNNNNNNNNNNNNNNNNNNNNNNNNNNNNNNNNNNNNNNNNNNNNNNNNNNNNNNNNNNNNNNNNNNNNNNNNNNNNNNNNNNNNNNNNNNNNNNNNNNNNNNNNNNNNNNNNNNNNNNNNNNNNNNNNNNNNNNNNNNNNNNNNNNNNNNNNNNNNNNNNNNNNNNNNNNNNNNNNNNNNNNNNNNNNNNNNNNNNNNNNNNNNNNNNNNNNNNNNNNNNNNNNNNNNNNNNNNNNNNNNNNNNNNNNNNNNNNNNNNNNNNNNNNNNNNNNNNNNNNNNNNNNNNNNNNNNNNNNNNNNNNNNNNNNNNNNNNNNNNNNNNNNNNNNNNNNNNNNNNNNNNNNNNNNNNNNNNNNNNNNNNNNNNNNNNNNNNNNNNNNNNNNNNNNNNNNNNNNNNNNNNNNNNNNNNNNNNNNNNNNNNNNNNNNNNNNNNNNNNNNNNNNNNNNNNNNNNNNNNNNNNNNNNNNNNNNNNNNNNNNNNNNNNNNNNNNNNNNNNNNNNNNNNNNNNNNNNNNNNNNNNNNNNNNNNNNNNNNNNNNNNNNNNNNNNNNNNNNNNNNNNNNNNNNNNNNNNNNNNNNNNNNNNNNNNNNNNNNNNNNNNNNNNNNNNNNNNNNNNNNNNNNNNNNNNNNNNNNNNNNNNNNNNNNNNNNNNNNNNNNNNNNNNNNNNNNNNNNNNNNNNNNNNNNNNNNNNNNNNNNNNNNNNNNNNNNNNNtgcggccaactctcaatagcttcaatcttggctttatcaacttcaattccctgtggagtaacaacatagccaagaaaagatactcggtcggtgcaaaaggtgcacttcccaaggttaccaaacaaacgtgcatcacgtagagcaataaaaacagcacgtaaatgttccaaatgctcttccaaagatctgctataaatcaatatgtcatcaaagtaaactaccacaaatcgtccaatgaaagcacgtaaaacttcgttcattaatctcatgaaagtactaggtgcattagttaacccaaaaggcatgactaaccactcatataatccaaacttagttttaaatgctgttttccattcatctcccaatttcatacgaatttgatggtatccactacacaaatcaactttggagaatattgtagagccactcaattcatcaagcatatcatcgagcctaggaataggatgacgataacgaatagtaatattattaatgcctctacaatcaacacacatacgtgatgtaccatcctttttcggcactagaataataggaacaacacaaggactaagggattcgcgtatataacctttgtcgagaagctcttgtacttgacgcataatctccttcgtctcctctggattggtacggtatggtgcacggtttggcagtgaagcaccgggaattaagtcaatctgatgctcaatccctcgaataggcggtaatcccggtggcacgtcttgtggaaagacgtcagcgaactcctgcaaaatgttagtgacagcaggaggcaaagaggaaggcacgtcctcgaatgaaaataatgcctctttgcacacaaaagcatagcaaacagatttgctgaaatctagctcatcaatatcagatttggtggcaaataaacatgcacttttcaatttaatttcagacgcaatactagatggtttattattaggcttcaattgttgctcaaattcttttgccacaatctgattttcactcttattcttctcctgttttgctttattagctctattaatatcatctttcaaaatggaatcaggagtcataggaagcaaagtaatatttttatccttatgaacaagagtatagtgattgtttctaccatggtgtacagagtttttatcaaattgccatggtctaccaagtaataaggaacatgcttgcataggtaccacatcacaatcaacataatcagcatatgtagagatactaaaatgcacacgaacagtacgtgttaccttaaccttgccgctgttgttgaaccattggatgtagtaaggatgtggatgtggtcttgtggtgagagaaagcttatccaccatctccatgctagccaagttgttgcagctccctccgtctattatgacgcgcacagaacgttccttcacaactcccttggtatggaacaaattgtgcctctgattttgctcagcttgtgtgacctgcacactcaaaacacgttgagcaactaaacattcatacctgtcagcgtcttcaggagccatgtattgcgtctcatgatcagaatcatctccaccatgttcttcacgtgtaataagagccaaagtctcctcatcatagtcactagcggactcatatccaccatctgcggtagcaatcatcacacgcggagatttgcattctctcgcataatgacctcctcccttacaacgacgacaaataatattacttgtgtgccctattgatgccatggaagaagaagaactttgtgcaggcccagcaggtgcgctcttggcagataatggtagttgtgcctgttttcttgtatcacgactggaggaggcacctgattgaggtgctggtgtagttgaagtagaagatgcacgcggtgtccatgatgaaggtcggcctgcagaaaagttagatcgcgccaatgcttgtcgatcccgcacttcacgttcagctttacaagcaagatggaataaacgagtgatattagtatactccttatagtctagaatggtctgaatctctctatttaatccacccagaaaacgtgcaagcatagcttcattctcctcaacaataccacatctaatcatgccagtttgtaattcctgataatattcttctacagaatttttcccttgtcttaaacgctgcaatttttgaagcaattcacgttgataatatggtggaacccaatgcgtacgcatagcggttttcaaagcagcccaagtagttggaataggatataatctacaatgttcagaccaccagacacatgcaaaactagtgaaagcacaaacagcagcagcaacccgtctctcctcgggatattgtaaacatgtaaaacgttgttcagtttctaactcccaagtaagatatatatcaggaacatatctaccctcaaatggtggaatattcaatttcagtttaggaatatggacatcatctcgtacctgaggtggtggtgcaggcctaccattacgaatatatacctgagttcgacctgctggtggtggtgctggtggttgcacgtagttctgattttgagcaacctcatcctcgtaatctcccacataatcatcctcctccgcatcagcagcaggagccacagaagtatcaacagcagcaccaacagtttggccaaacgcaagaggaacacggctcgctcggcggaggtctatttcgcgacgtggaggtagtcgttgttgttgttgttggagaggtgcgttaggtgcagcgggtggtggtggtggaatacgcgcgagcaattcattaaacttgttatcgagctttgttttgaacgtcttctccatgccatctatcttctccatggcctcttcaaatctgtttagcacgtcttgcacctgttcagtcatcatttgctgaaatttatcatgcaaatccttattcgtcatgttctcccagtcagtctcgtcggcttgtgatcctggcatggttagcagcaatagaaacacacaagaatatgatcctacagactactaacaagaggtggtggtgggtgtcacaaatccgtcaagcaaatctcaaattcttaccagttcttacccagcagcaggcggtgatcggcaaccgttgtagtcaaaaactctcaaagcttggatagagcaattacctgggagagtcaaacgcacgacgtagatgtatgtggagctgggaaggcttataatatggtagcaaaaagggtcagcaataatcaattcagagatgcaaagttgaataaacgctcaacgacggtactgtgctggtcctaggctagactgtgctagaggcgcgagcctagaacaccaacaaaatcacggcgcggcacgtaaacaagggaaaagcacactctggaattttttttcgctcttttttttgcgctgcttttttttgtgaaaaatcactataatggcgagtgtctcaaaactcttcctagctcaaactgacaggatgggcacgaaattgttTTGAccattttttttgactgcccggacccaaaaactggaaacgggtcagaaaaaacttcctataatggcacctgtctcaaaacactcagaaacacctaaaaataggatagccagaattttttttcgaaaaatgcgttttcgaaaatttttgggcctaaacggagcgtggtttccggactctttttttttccgaaacctactccggcaaggaaacacgaatcggaatctagatggatctcgaaaacaaacctaatatgacaagaactcggattggtgctggatatatggtggtagatggcagcggtggtggtatatgacagctgtggtggtatatggatacggattcgaagcggtggcggataagcggtggtggtagatggcaggggtgatgatgatggtgcggcggcggcgtgacaacttatgaccagaactcgaaactctaaaagactagactctaagaccagcaactagacacgacgatgcaaccgcaaattcaacaaagcaaaaccctaaaaagattatgcaaatgctcagattggttcggatatgatgaactaaccctaattttttttgtggctttttcatggactataggtatgaagaacagactcgatctaaactacgaaaaactgtaaaatctcaccgagcaacctggaaatctgataccacttgatagaggcaaaggtgtcccgtctttcgatgagatgatggatatcgctctggtggcagtcgactttgacgatccgactacgaacgtgcgaggacgtcgcgccttagcaatcgctgaaccaactctgagaggttattgaccacgccggagcacgatcaacctgaccacgagggtctgtttcctgcgagcaaacgaagaacaagcaagaaactgagattgcaatctggatattgcgaatataagatgaaagctttattgatcaaggtgggg is drawn from Triticum dicoccoides isolate Atlit2015 ecotype Zavitan chromosome 6B, WEW_v2.0, whole genome shotgun sequence and contains these coding sequences:
- the LOC119322823 gene encoding uncharacterized protein LOC119322823; amino-acid sequence: MPSHRRPDTARGYRRSISTPYQRRPIPPCLYSAARRSHASKHRRASIAPLHAVLPLQRSPTLSCISTAGPTPSRSLSGWPPLSTATSSTVAAFLPGPTSPMSTTKAHAAVAAIWIGAACGWARASMRLRERITPAAGNGELRRWETSRCSSGQGTSCFYYSLVLRFAVYCCQLV